In Oryzihumus leptocrescens, the following are encoded in one genomic region:
- a CDS encoding enoyl-CoA hydratase/isomerase family protein, with product MSETPSPAAPHPDSDAPVLLDVSDGVATVTLNRAGAMNALDIATKDLLLATLQRVADDPEVRCVVLTGTGRAFCVGQDLREHISLLQSKDAALWETVPRHYNPITELIATMNKPVIAAINGVAAGAGAAFAFAADLRVIVDGGGFNLAFAGIALSCDSGSSWSLPRLVGTAKAKELLLLPRTVPAGEALQLGLVTKVVSAEELPGVVAELARTLADGPTLAYGSIRRAVAYSAGHDLTSSLAHESELMTLTGQSEDHQAAVAAFLAKEKPVFHGR from the coding sequence ATGTCCGAGACCCCGTCGCCCGCCGCACCGCACCCGGACTCGGACGCCCCGGTGCTGCTGGACGTCTCGGATGGCGTCGCCACCGTCACCCTCAACCGCGCGGGCGCCATGAATGCGCTCGACATCGCCACCAAGGACCTCCTGCTCGCGACCCTGCAGCGGGTCGCCGACGACCCCGAAGTGCGCTGCGTGGTCCTGACCGGCACCGGCCGGGCCTTCTGCGTGGGCCAGGACCTGCGCGAGCACATCTCCCTGCTGCAGTCGAAGGACGCGGCGCTGTGGGAGACGGTGCCCCGGCACTACAACCCGATCACCGAGCTCATCGCGACGATGAACAAGCCGGTCATCGCCGCGATCAACGGGGTGGCGGCCGGTGCCGGCGCGGCGTTCGCGTTCGCTGCCGACCTGCGGGTCATCGTCGACGGTGGCGGCTTCAACCTCGCCTTCGCCGGGATCGCCCTGTCCTGCGACTCCGGGTCGTCGTGGTCGCTGCCTCGCCTCGTCGGGACCGCGAAGGCCAAGGAGCTGCTCCTGCTCCCCCGGACGGTGCCGGCCGGCGAGGCGCTCCAGCTCGGGCTGGTGACCAAGGTCGTCAGCGCCGAGGAGCTGCCCGGTGTGGTGGCCGAGCTGGCACGCACCCTCGCCGACGGCCCGACCCTGGCGTACGGCTCGATCCGGCGCGCCGTGGCCTACTCCGCCGGGCACGACCTGACCTCCTCGCTGGCACACGAGAGCGAGCTGATGACGCTGACCGGCCAGAGCGAGGACCACCAGGCCGCGGTGGCGGCGTTCCTCGCCAAGGAGAAGCCCGTCTTCCACGGCCGCTGA
- a CDS encoding mannosyltransferase family protein, translating to MIRSLRDRLLAKPTWVVLLWAWAVSRVVTALVVQATAMWVQEPAGVHSSHPGYLDMVPIWDGTWYREVVAHGYPLPLPLDAFSGQVTFSAWAFYPGFPLLVRLLTAVGIPFTGAALVVNLAAGAAAVLLMWHVLQDGATTVLARRMALLATMLWCLYPATAVLQVAYTEALAVVLLLAFFFLLLRRRYLWASVAVLALGFTRAVAPPVGLVVALHLFLRWRREGRAFLPGQRVSAAVLLVSTAVSAVAWPLMVGVATGRMSAFFEVQAAWGQRPDKGPFVAWLTWAWDHMGVAGVLLLIGIVASYLSLVLGRHGRWLAPEVRAWAVVYPLYLLAVVRPITSMWRFLILDFPLAAIVVSMTVRGADGGHVLDTWPRRLGLVTLALLLGVVVWTVTLLTYTPWADSPP from the coding sequence GTGATCCGGTCGCTGCGTGACCGGCTGCTCGCGAAGCCGACGTGGGTGGTGCTGCTGTGGGCCTGGGCCGTCAGCCGGGTCGTCACGGCCCTGGTCGTCCAGGCCACCGCGATGTGGGTGCAGGAGCCGGCGGGGGTGCACTCCTCGCACCCGGGCTACCTCGACATGGTGCCCATCTGGGACGGCACGTGGTACCGCGAGGTGGTCGCCCACGGCTACCCGCTGCCCCTGCCGCTGGACGCGTTCAGCGGCCAGGTGACCTTCAGCGCGTGGGCGTTCTACCCCGGCTTCCCGCTGCTGGTGCGTCTGTTGACCGCCGTGGGGATCCCGTTCACCGGGGCTGCGCTGGTCGTCAACCTCGCCGCCGGCGCGGCTGCGGTCCTCCTGATGTGGCACGTGCTGCAGGACGGCGCGACGACGGTCCTGGCCCGGCGCATGGCCCTCCTGGCCACGATGCTGTGGTGCCTGTACCCGGCCACGGCCGTGCTGCAGGTGGCCTACACCGAGGCGCTCGCCGTGGTGCTGCTGCTGGCCTTCTTCTTCCTGCTGCTGCGCCGGCGCTACCTCTGGGCGTCCGTGGCGGTGCTGGCGCTGGGCTTCACCCGGGCGGTGGCACCCCCGGTCGGCCTGGTCGTGGCGCTGCACCTCTTCCTGCGGTGGCGCCGGGAGGGCCGGGCGTTCCTGCCCGGTCAGCGGGTCAGCGCCGCGGTGCTGCTGGTCTCCACAGCCGTCTCGGCGGTGGCGTGGCCGCTCATGGTCGGGGTGGCCACCGGGCGGATGAGTGCGTTCTTCGAGGTGCAGGCGGCGTGGGGCCAGCGTCCCGACAAGGGCCCTTTCGTGGCCTGGCTGACGTGGGCGTGGGACCACATGGGCGTGGCGGGTGTGCTCCTGCTCATCGGCATCGTCGCGTCGTACCTGTCGCTGGTCCTGGGCCGCCACGGCCGGTGGCTGGCGCCGGAGGTGCGCGCGTGGGCCGTGGTCTACCCGCTGTACCTGCTCGCCGTGGTGCGGCCGATCACGAGCATGTGGCGCTTCCTGATCCTGGACTTCCCGCTCGCCGCGATCGTGGTGAGCATGACCGTGCGCGGCGCCGACGGCGGCCACGTGCTCGACACCTGGCCCCGGCGCCTGGGCCTGGTGACCCTCGCGCTGCTCCTGGGCGTGGTGGTGTGGACGGTGACCCTGCTGACCTACACCCCGTGGGCCGACAGCCCACCCTGA
- a CDS encoding DNA-3-methyladenine glycosylase I → MSGDGAVVGADGLARCGWAGSTPDYTAYHDTEWGVPVHGETALFERLTLEAFQSGLSWLTILRKREAFRAAFAGFDAEAVAGFGDADVARLMADTGIVRNRLKVNAALTNARAVVALRERGGLDEVVWSHAPERHQRPRTMAEVPATSPESVALAKALKRHGFVFVGPTTMYAAMQACGLVDDHVRGCHRGGA, encoded by the coding sequence GTGAGCGGTGACGGCGCCGTCGTCGGTGCGGATGGGCTGGCCCGCTGCGGGTGGGCCGGGAGCACCCCCGACTACACGGCATACCACGACACGGAGTGGGGCGTGCCGGTCCACGGTGAGACCGCCCTGTTCGAGCGGCTCACCCTCGAGGCGTTCCAGTCCGGGCTGTCCTGGCTGACGATCCTGCGCAAGCGCGAGGCGTTCCGGGCCGCGTTCGCCGGGTTCGACGCCGAGGCGGTCGCCGGTTTCGGGGACGCCGACGTCGCCCGGCTCATGGCCGACACCGGCATCGTGCGCAACCGGCTCAAGGTCAACGCCGCACTCACCAACGCCCGCGCCGTGGTGGCCCTGCGCGAGCGGGGCGGGCTCGACGAGGTGGTCTGGTCGCACGCCCCCGAGCGGCACCAGCGGCCGCGGACCATGGCCGAGGTGCCGGCCACGTCGCCGGAGTCGGTGGCGCTGGCGAAGGCGCTCAAGCGCCACGGCTTCGTCTTCGTCGGGCCCACGACGATGTATGCCGCGATGCAGGCCTGCGGGCTGGTCGACGACCACGTCCGCGGCTGCCACCGGGGCGGGGCATGA
- a CDS encoding SRPBCC family protein — MGTFEITRSVHADPATLWRVVTDWAGYADWMPLTRMQLDDGPTRVGYGFAGVSGVGPLSFADSMVVTHWQPPTEAAAGEFRVRKTGRVLAGWAAVTVAPGPDGASLRWVEDITVRPRPVGRLLAPVADRVNRAMFGRAVDAMVARAEKEAGGER, encoded by the coding sequence ATGGGAACGTTCGAGATCACGCGGTCGGTGCACGCCGACCCGGCCACGCTGTGGCGGGTGGTGACCGACTGGGCGGGCTACGCCGACTGGATGCCGCTCACCCGGATGCAGCTCGACGACGGGCCGACCCGGGTGGGCTACGGCTTCGCCGGCGTCTCGGGCGTCGGCCCCCTGTCCTTCGCCGACTCGATGGTGGTCACCCACTGGCAGCCTCCGACGGAGGCCGCGGCGGGGGAGTTCCGGGTGCGCAAGACCGGCCGCGTCCTCGCCGGCTGGGCCGCGGTCACCGTCGCGCCCGGGCCCGACGGCGCCTCGCTGCGCTGGGTCGAGGACATCACGGTGCGACCTCGCCCGGTCGGCCGGCTGCTGGCCCCGGTGGCGGACCGCGTCAACCGGGCCATGTTCGGTCGGGCCGTCGACGCCATGGTCGCCCGCGCCGAGAAGGAGGCCGGCGGTGAGCGGTGA
- a CDS encoding DivIVA domain-containing protein, giving the protein MIVFFLLVVVLLIGLTAAVVTGRIGGVMADPVSTSPFEGLAPGRLAAQDVTGLRFDLGLRGYRMDQVDAVLDRLADELAARDEELAALRAPRAATEG; this is encoded by the coding sequence GTGATCGTGTTCTTTCTGCTCGTGGTGGTCCTGCTCATCGGGTTGACCGCGGCCGTGGTAACCGGCCGGATCGGCGGCGTGATGGCCGACCCGGTGTCCACGTCGCCGTTCGAGGGGCTGGCGCCGGGCCGCCTCGCCGCGCAGGACGTCACGGGGCTGCGCTTCGACCTCGGGCTGCGCGGCTACCGTATGGACCAGGTTGACGCCGTGCTCGACCGGCTCGCCGACGAGCTCGCGGCGCGCGACGAGGAGCTGGCCGCGCTGCGTGCCCCTCGCGCGGCGACCGAGGGCTGA
- the folP gene encoding dihydropteroate synthase: MPHHVPPGRDLRLRGRVFAPGETGLMAIINRTPDSFYDQGMFLDDDVALDAVDRAVHDGADAVDLGGVRAGPGPEVSAAEEERRVVPFLRAVRERYPDLIISVDTWRASVADASCAAGADIVNDAWAGHDPELTSVAAQWGAAYICAHTGGHPPRTDPHRVRYTDVLGQAVADLLDQAERAVQAGVREDGLLIDAAQDFGKNSYHSLRLTGGVATLVETGWPVLLAVSNKKFIAETLGLDGKKSDRVTGTLTTTAVAAWEGVRLVRAHDVAATRQVLDMVAGLRSGVPALARRALA, encoded by the coding sequence ATGCCCCACCATGTGCCCCCCGGTCGTGACCTGCGTCTGCGTGGCCGCGTCTTCGCCCCGGGCGAGACCGGACTGATGGCGATCATCAACCGCACCCCCGACTCCTTCTACGACCAGGGCATGTTCCTCGACGACGACGTGGCCCTGGACGCGGTCGACCGGGCGGTCCACGACGGGGCCGACGCGGTCGACCTCGGCGGGGTGCGGGCCGGGCCGGGACCCGAGGTCAGCGCCGCCGAGGAGGAGCGCCGGGTCGTGCCGTTCCTGCGCGCGGTGCGGGAGCGCTACCCGGACCTGATCATCAGCGTGGACACGTGGCGGGCCTCGGTCGCCGACGCCTCGTGCGCGGCGGGCGCGGACATCGTCAACGACGCGTGGGCCGGGCACGACCCGGAGCTGACCTCGGTCGCGGCCCAGTGGGGCGCGGCATACATCTGCGCGCACACCGGCGGCCACCCACCGCGGACCGACCCGCACCGGGTGCGCTACACCGACGTGCTCGGGCAGGCTGTGGCCGACCTGCTCGACCAGGCCGAGCGAGCCGTGCAGGCCGGCGTGCGCGAGGACGGCCTGCTCATCGACGCGGCGCAGGACTTCGGCAAGAACAGCTACCACTCGCTGCGGCTCACCGGCGGCGTCGCGACGCTCGTGGAGACCGGCTGGCCGGTGCTGCTGGCGGTGTCCAACAAGAAGTTCATCGCCGAGACGCTGGGCCTGGACGGCAAGAAGTCCGACCGGGTGACCGGGACGCTGACGACGACGGCCGTGGCGGCCTGGGAGGGCGTGCGGCTCGTCCGGGCGCACGACGTCGCGGCGACCCGGCAGGTGCTGGACATGGTGGCGGGGCTGCGCTCGGGGGTGCCGGCACTGGCCCGGCGGGCCCTGGCCTGA
- a CDS encoding TIGR00730 family Rossman fold protein has product MSENLEYHTGPVTLRGSQVPPTTTDQRLLDSRGPVDWLHADPWRVMRIQSEFVEGFGALAELGPAVSVFGSARTRPDDPAYALGVKVGRKLVEAGYAVITGGGPGAMEAANKGALEAGGTSVGLGIELPFEQGLNRYVDLGVNFRYFFARKTMFVKYAQGFIVLPGGFGTLDELFEALTLVQTRKVTSFPLVLMGRDYWGGLLDWLRGTAGAAGTINLQDIDLLRLTDDADEAVDIILRAENGHVPQRPE; this is encoded by the coding sequence GTGAGCGAGAACCTCGAGTACCACACCGGTCCGGTCACCCTCCGGGGCAGCCAGGTCCCGCCGACCACGACCGACCAGCGCCTGCTGGACAGCCGTGGACCCGTCGACTGGCTGCACGCCGACCCGTGGCGGGTCATGCGCATCCAGAGCGAGTTCGTCGAGGGCTTCGGCGCCCTGGCCGAGCTCGGCCCGGCGGTGAGCGTGTTCGGTTCGGCGCGCACCCGGCCCGACGACCCGGCATACGCCCTCGGGGTGAAGGTGGGCCGCAAGCTCGTCGAGGCGGGCTACGCGGTCATCACCGGCGGCGGCCCCGGCGCCATGGAGGCGGCCAACAAGGGCGCCCTGGAGGCCGGTGGCACCAGCGTGGGGCTGGGCATCGAGCTGCCGTTCGAGCAGGGGCTCAACCGCTACGTCGACCTCGGCGTCAACTTCCGCTACTTCTTCGCCCGCAAGACGATGTTCGTCAAGTACGCGCAGGGGTTCATCGTCCTGCCCGGCGGGTTCGGCACCCTCGACGAGCTGTTCGAGGCACTCACCCTGGTGCAGACCCGCAAGGTGACCTCGTTCCCGCTGGTGCTCATGGGCCGGGACTACTGGGGCGGCCTGCTGGACTGGCTGCGGGGCACCGCCGGCGCCGCGGGCACGATCAACCTGCAGGACATCGACCTGCTGCGCCTGACCGACGACGCCGACGAGGCGGTCGACATCATCCTGCGCGCCGAGAACGGCCACGTCCCGCAGCGCCCCGAGTAG
- the dapE gene encoding succinyl-diaminopimelate desuccinylase: MSRLDLSTHVVSLTAALCDLESVSGNEEVLADAVEEALGALPHLSVTRDGNTVIARTDLGRPERVVLAGHLDTVPLTTPPNLPTRREGDELVGRGTVDMKGGVAVQLRIAAAVAEPSRDVTFVFYDCEEVESERNGLARVGRNRPELLEADFAVLLEPTDGGIEGGCKGTIRVEVTARGKAAHSARPWNGVNAIHEAHAILGRLTAYEAQTVEVDGLDYHEALNAVGIRGGIAGNVIPDECVVVVNYRFAPSMTSAEAEEHLRELFEGYDVRVTDTADGARPGLQLPAAKAFVDALAVPVTAKEGWTDVARFSALGIPAVNFGPGDPNLAHHDDERVPVQQLVDAEAALLRWLA, from the coding sequence ATGAGCCGCCTGGACCTGAGCACCCACGTCGTCAGCCTCACCGCCGCCCTGTGCGACCTGGAGTCGGTGAGCGGCAACGAAGAGGTGCTCGCCGACGCGGTCGAGGAGGCGCTGGGCGCGCTGCCGCACCTGAGCGTCACGCGCGACGGCAACACGGTCATCGCCCGCACCGACCTGGGGCGTCCGGAGCGGGTCGTCCTCGCCGGCCACCTCGACACCGTGCCGCTGACCACGCCGCCGAACCTGCCGACGCGGCGTGAGGGCGACGAGCTCGTCGGGCGCGGGACCGTCGACATGAAGGGCGGGGTCGCGGTGCAGCTGCGCATCGCCGCCGCCGTGGCCGAGCCCAGCCGCGACGTCACGTTCGTGTTCTACGACTGCGAGGAGGTCGAGAGCGAGCGCAACGGTCTGGCCCGCGTCGGCCGCAACCGCCCCGAGCTGCTCGAGGCCGACTTCGCGGTGCTGCTCGAGCCCACCGACGGTGGCATCGAGGGCGGGTGCAAGGGCACCATCCGGGTCGAGGTGACCGCCCGGGGCAAGGCCGCCCACTCCGCCCGCCCGTGGAACGGCGTCAACGCCATCCACGAGGCGCACGCCATCCTGGGCCGGCTGACGGCCTACGAGGCGCAGACCGTCGAGGTGGACGGGCTGGACTACCACGAGGCGCTCAACGCGGTCGGTATCCGCGGCGGCATCGCCGGCAACGTCATCCCCGACGAGTGCGTGGTCGTCGTCAACTACCGCTTCGCGCCGAGCATGACCAGCGCCGAGGCGGAGGAGCACCTGCGCGAGCTGTTCGAGGGCTATGACGTGCGGGTCACCGACACTGCCGACGGCGCGCGCCCGGGCCTGCAGCTGCCGGCTGCCAAGGCCTTCGTCGACGCCCTCGCCGTGCCCGTGACGGCCAAGGAGGGTTGGACCGACGTCGCGCGGTTCTCCGCCCTCGGCATCCCGGCGGTCAACTTCGGCCCGGGCGACCCCAACCTGGCCCACCACGACGACGAGCGGGTGCCGGTGCAGCAGCTGGTCGACGCCGAGGCGGCCCTGCTGCGCTGGCTGGCGTGA
- the dapD gene encoding 2,3,4,5-tetrahydropyridine-2,6-dicarboxylate N-succinyltransferase produces MTDTRTAWGWGLATVTSEGKVLDTWFPSPALGAAETNAPYGAPPELAALAKEDPRRGVTLRLVHVVIDLDEAPKDASDAYLRLHLLSHRLVQPNTINLDGIFGALSNVVWTNYGPCPVEGFERTRLRLREQGPVQVFGVDKFPRMTDYVVPGGVRIADADRVRLGAHLAEGTTVMHEGFCNFNAGTLGTSMVEGRIVQGVVVGDGSDVGAGASIMGTLSGGGTERVSIGERCLLGANAGIGIALGDDCVVEAGLYVTAGTKVTLEDGRVVKARELSGTPGLLFIRNSVTGAVEARSRTGQGITLNSALHANT; encoded by the coding sequence ATGACCGACACGCGCACCGCCTGGGGCTGGGGACTGGCCACCGTCACGAGCGAGGGAAAGGTGCTGGACACCTGGTTCCCGAGCCCCGCGCTGGGGGCCGCCGAGACCAACGCCCCCTACGGCGCCCCGCCCGAGCTGGCCGCGCTGGCCAAGGAGGACCCCCGCCGCGGGGTGACCCTGCGCCTCGTGCACGTCGTCATCGACCTCGACGAGGCCCCGAAGGACGCCTCCGACGCCTACCTGCGCCTGCACCTGCTCTCCCACCGCCTGGTCCAGCCGAACACGATCAACCTCGACGGCATCTTCGGTGCCCTGTCCAACGTCGTGTGGACCAACTACGGCCCCTGCCCGGTGGAGGGCTTCGAGCGCACCCGCCTGCGGCTGCGCGAGCAGGGCCCGGTGCAGGTGTTCGGCGTGGACAAGTTCCCCCGGATGACCGACTACGTCGTCCCCGGCGGCGTGCGGATCGCCGACGCCGACCGCGTGCGCCTGGGCGCCCACCTGGCCGAGGGCACCACCGTCATGCACGAGGGCTTCTGCAACTTCAACGCCGGCACCCTGGGCACCTCCATGGTCGAGGGCCGCATCGTGCAGGGCGTCGTGGTCGGAGACGGCTCCGACGTCGGCGCCGGCGCCTCGATCATGGGCACCCTCTCCGGTGGCGGCACCGAGCGGGTCAGCATCGGTGAGCGCTGCCTGCTCGGCGCCAACGCCGGCATCGGGATCGCCCTGGGCGACGACTGCGTCGTCGAGGCCGGCCTCTACGTCACCGCCGGCACCAAGGTGACCCTCGAGGACGGCCGCGTGGTCAAGGCCAGGGAGCTCTCCGGCACCCCTGGCCTGCTGTTCATCCGCAACTCGGTCACCGGCGCCGTCGAGGCCCGTTCCCGCACCGGCCAGGGCATCACGCTGAACAGCGCGCTGCACGCCAACACCTGA
- a CDS encoding alpha/beta hydrolase: MGLTSATLLTVLIALTAAAPLLLVWSWRHLSAPWRAPAMVVGIVAAQLLAVATVGVGVNRVYGFYPTWGSLMGQVTMAPPAPLPAGPHGGRTAAGLSFHPASLRSDRLPRGAAAGTVRHFLVTGASSHVTGRVAVWLPPGYDSPRWRHHRFPVEMMMAGAYSHVDRMVHDLAIGSVFGPEVSSGAVPPFIAVFPEDNVAWPQDTECIDNPHGVKAFTWLAHDVPAWVEATFRVSASARAWDASGWSLGGYCAVKLQLLDAHQFGSAVAVEGFFGPELDGTTGTLASVLRRDPELAHDSSPLWLAEHHRLVSPHVLVASSSTDPQSFDGSRAFVAAARSTGVQLYLVPDLGHTVDAWRLILPQVQRWSSVFLTAT; encoded by the coding sequence GTGGGGTTGACCTCGGCGACCCTCCTGACGGTGCTCATCGCGCTGACCGCGGCCGCCCCGCTGCTCCTCGTCTGGTCCTGGCGGCACCTGTCCGCGCCGTGGCGGGCCCCGGCCATGGTGGTCGGCATCGTGGCGGCACAGCTCCTCGCCGTGGCGACGGTCGGGGTGGGCGTGAACCGGGTGTACGGGTTCTACCCCACCTGGGGAAGCCTGATGGGCCAGGTGACCATGGCTCCCCCGGCGCCACTGCCGGCCGGGCCACACGGCGGGCGCACGGCCGCGGGCCTGTCATTCCACCCCGCTTCGCTCCGGAGCGATCGCCTGCCCCGGGGCGCGGCGGCCGGCACCGTACGCCACTTCCTCGTGACCGGCGCGTCCTCCCACGTCACCGGTCGGGTGGCCGTGTGGCTGCCGCCGGGCTACGACTCCCCCCGCTGGCGCCACCACAGGTTCCCGGTCGAGATGATGATGGCCGGCGCGTACTCGCACGTGGACCGCATGGTCCATGACCTGGCCATCGGCTCGGTCTTCGGCCCGGAGGTCTCCTCGGGCGCGGTGCCGCCGTTCATCGCCGTGTTCCCCGAGGACAACGTCGCGTGGCCCCAGGACACGGAGTGCATCGACAACCCACACGGCGTGAAGGCGTTCACGTGGCTGGCGCATGACGTGCCGGCCTGGGTGGAAGCCACGTTCCGGGTCAGCGCCTCGGCGCGCGCGTGGGACGCGTCGGGCTGGTCCCTCGGGGGGTACTGCGCCGTCAAGCTGCAGCTGCTTGACGCCCACCAGTTCGGCTCTGCGGTCGCCGTCGAGGGCTTCTTCGGGCCCGAGCTGGACGGCACCACCGGCACCCTCGCCTCGGTCCTGCGGCGCGACCCGGAGCTGGCCCACGACAGCTCACCGCTGTGGCTGGCCGAGCACCACCGGCTCGTGTCCCCGCACGTCCTCGTCGCGAGCTCCTCGACCGATCCCCAGTCCTTCGACGGCAGCCGGGCGTTCGTGGCGGCGGCCCGCAGCACCGGCGTGCAGCTCTACCTCGTGCCCGATCTGGGGCACACCGTGGATGCCTGGCGGCTCATCCTGCCCCAGGTACAGCGCTGGTCCAGCGTGTTCCTCACCGCGACCTGA
- a CDS encoding citrate synthase, with translation MTTDATGAVLRAGDKELAFPLVQATEGNDAYDISKLMKETGNVTLDSGFVNTASCRSAITYIDGDAGILRYRGYPIEQLAEKSTFVETSFLLIYGHLPSAAELEDFTSRIRRHTLLHEDLKRFFEGFPRDAHPMPVLSSAVSALSTFYQDSLNPFDPEQVEISTVRLLAKLPTIAAYAYKKSVGQPFLYPDNSLSLVENYLRMTFGFPAEPYDLDPVMVKALDQLLILHADHEQNCSTSTVRLVGSSHANLFASVSAGINALFGPLHGGANQAVLEMLEQIRDNGGNVDEFVRKVKNKEDGVKLMGFGHRVYKNYDPRAAIIKKTADEILEKLGKRDELLDIAMKLEQVALEDDYFVSRKLYPNVDFYTGLIYKAMGFPTRMFTVLFALGRLPGWIAQWREMIEDPETKIGRPRQLYIGETARDYVAMTQR, from the coding sequence ATGACGACGGACGCAACGGGGGCGGTACTCCGCGCGGGCGACAAGGAGCTCGCCTTCCCACTGGTCCAGGCCACCGAGGGCAACGACGCCTACGACATCTCCAAGCTGATGAAGGAGACGGGCAACGTCACCCTCGACTCGGGGTTCGTCAACACGGCCTCCTGCCGGTCGGCGATCACCTACATCGACGGCGACGCCGGCATCCTGCGCTACCGGGGCTACCCGATCGAGCAGCTCGCCGAGAAGTCGACCTTCGTCGAGACCTCGTTCCTGCTGATCTACGGTCACCTGCCCTCCGCGGCCGAGCTGGAGGACTTCACCTCCCGCATCCGCCGGCACACGCTGCTGCACGAGGACCTCAAGCGCTTCTTCGAGGGCTTCCCGCGTGACGCCCACCCGATGCCGGTGCTGTCCTCGGCCGTCTCGGCGCTGTCCACGTTCTACCAGGACAGCCTCAACCCGTTCGACCCCGAGCAGGTCGAGATCTCCACGGTCCGCCTGCTGGCCAAGCTGCCGACCATCGCGGCCTACGCCTACAAGAAGTCGGTCGGCCAGCCGTTCCTGTACCCCGACAACTCCCTGTCGCTGGTCGAGAACTACCTGCGGATGACCTTCGGCTTCCCGGCCGAGCCCTACGACCTCGACCCGGTCATGGTCAAGGCGCTCGACCAGCTGCTGATCCTGCACGCCGACCACGAGCAGAACTGCTCCACTTCCACGGTGCGCCTGGTCGGCTCCTCGCACGCCAACCTCTTCGCGTCGGTCTCCGCCGGCATCAACGCCCTGTTCGGCCCGTTGCACGGCGGCGCCAACCAGGCCGTGCTGGAGATGCTGGAGCAGATCCGCGACAACGGCGGCAACGTCGACGAGTTCGTGCGCAAGGTCAAGAACAAGGAAGACGGCGTGAAGCTCATGGGCTTCGGGCACCGCGTCTACAAGAACTACGACCCGCGCGCGGCGATCATCAAGAAGACCGCGGACGAGATCCTCGAGAAGCTCGGCAAGCGCGACGAGCTGCTCGACATCGCGATGAAGCTCGAGCAGGTGGCGCTGGAGGACGACTACTTCGTCTCCCGCAAGCTCTACCCCAACGTCGACTTCTACACCGGCCTCATCTACAAGGCCATGGGCTTCCCGACCCGCATGTTCACCGTGCTGTTCGCGCTGGGCCGTCTGCCCGGCTGGATCGCCCAGTGGCGCGAGATGATCGAGGACCCCGAGACCAAGATCGGCCGTCCGCGCCAGCTCTACATCGGCGAGACCGCGCGCGACTACGTCGCGATGACGCAGCGCTGA
- the dapC gene encoding succinyldiaminopimelate transaminase yields MQLPDFPWDSLAPFKERASAHVGGLVDLSVGTPVDPTPEVVQRALCAAADAPGYPQTWGTAPLREAVAGWFARRRGVPDLDPDGVLPTVGSKELVAWLPTLLGLGAGDVVAFPEVAYPTYDVGARIAGASPLPMRSLTGLGPLTTAGTPKLLWVNSPSNPTGQVLGVEHLKKLVDWAREHGVVVASDECYAELDWREGAGPGSVPSILDPRVTGGSHEGLLAVYSLSKQSNLAGYRAAFVAGDVTLVRALLEVRKHAGMIVPWPVQQAVLAALTDDEHVAAQKERYRLRRDRLRAALEGFGLRVDHSEAGLYLWSTRGQDCWETVAALADRGILVAPGSFYGSAGAQHVRVALTATDERIDAAVARLG; encoded by the coding sequence ATGCAGCTGCCTGACTTCCCCTGGGACTCGCTCGCTCCGTTCAAGGAGCGGGCGAGTGCCCATGTCGGGGGCCTGGTCGACCTGTCGGTTGGCACCCCCGTGGACCCCACCCCGGAGGTGGTCCAGCGCGCCCTGTGCGCCGCCGCGGACGCCCCGGGCTACCCGCAGACGTGGGGCACCGCCCCCCTGCGCGAGGCCGTCGCCGGGTGGTTCGCACGGCGCCGCGGCGTGCCGGACCTCGACCCCGACGGCGTACTGCCGACGGTGGGCAGCAAGGAGCTCGTCGCGTGGCTGCCGACGCTCCTGGGCCTGGGCGCCGGCGACGTGGTCGCCTTCCCGGAGGTGGCCTACCCGACGTATGACGTGGGCGCGCGGATCGCGGGCGCCTCGCCGCTGCCGATGCGCAGCCTGACCGGCCTGGGGCCGCTGACCACCGCCGGGACCCCCAAGCTGCTGTGGGTCAACAGCCCGAGCAACCCCACCGGCCAGGTCCTCGGCGTCGAGCACCTGAAGAAGCTCGTCGACTGGGCCCGTGAGCACGGTGTCGTGGTCGCCAGTGACGAGTGCTACGCCGAGCTCGACTGGCGCGAGGGGGCCGGCCCGGGGTCGGTGCCCAGCATCCTGGACCCACGGGTCACCGGCGGCAGCCACGAGGGCCTGCTCGCGGTCTACTCGCTGTCCAAGCAGAGCAACCTGGCCGGCTACCGCGCCGCCTTCGTGGCCGGCGACGTGACCCTGGTGCGCGCCCTGCTGGAGGTGCGCAAGCACGCCGGGATGATCGTGCCCTGGCCGGTGCAGCAGGCCGTGCTCGCGGCGCTGACCGACGACGAACACGTGGCCGCCCAGAAGGAGCGCTACCGCCTGCGCCGGGACCGGCTGCGGGCGGCGCTGGAGGGCTTCGGGCTGCGGGTCGACCACTCCGAGGCCGGCCTGTACCTGTGGAGCACGCGAGGCCAGGACTGCTGGGAAACCGTTGCGGCGCTTGCGGATCGGGGCATCCTCGTCGCGCCGGGCAGCTTCTACGGCAGCGCCGGCGCCCAGCACGTGCGGGTGGCGCTCACGGCCACCGACGAGCGCATCGACGCGGCCGTCGCCCGCCTGGGCTGA